Proteins from a genomic interval of Zingiber officinale cultivar Zhangliang chromosome 2A, Zo_v1.1, whole genome shotgun sequence:
- the LOC122041642 gene encoding protein NRT1/ PTR FAMILY 6.1-like, with protein MEPSKEIILSRECAPVGSLAIGAGEETATPTRQQDLQFHSAQSDESRFKGIGGDYVAGGTTPVNIWGKPIDDLPKTGGWVAAFFIFGNEMAERMAYFGLSVNMVTFMFYIMHRPFTSSANAVNTFLGISQVSSVLGGFIADAYLGRYWTIAIFTTIYLLGLTGITLCATMSVFTPNQHQCDQLSILLGTCEQAKPWQMLYLYVVLYVTGLGAAGIRPCVSSFGADQFDERSKDYKTHLDRFFNFFYLSVTIGAIVAFTMVVYIQMKHGWGSAFGSLAIAMGVSNVVFFVGTPLYRHRLPGGSPLTRVAQVLVAAFRKRNVSSSSNEFIGLYEVPGRNSAIKGSGKIEHTDNFRWLDKAALQPKEDAVDHNPWRLCTVTQVEEVKILLRLLPIPMCTIMLSVVLTEYLTLSVQQAYTLNTHMGNLKLPVTCMPVFPGLSIFLILALYYSTFAPLFRRITGHPHGASQLQRVGLGLVISILSVAWAGAFERYRRNYAIKHGYEYLFLSAMPNLSAYWLLIQYCLIGIAEVFSIVALMEFLYQEAPDAMRSIGSAYAAIAGGLGCFVAIIINNIVKSTTGNEAKGQVSWLSQNINQGRFDYFYWLLAALSFINFCVFLFLARRYKYRVRKVVEL; from the exons ATGGAGCCGTCCAAGGAGATCATCCTGTCGCGGGAGTGTGCGCCTGTGGGTTCGCTGGCAATCGGTGCAGGGGAAGAGACAGCGACGCCGACGCGGCAGCAGGATCTTCAATTTCATTCTGCACAGAGCGACGAGAGTCGGTTCAAGGGGATCGGTGGGGACTATGTCGCCGGTGGCACGACACCGGTGAATATATGGGGGAAGCCGATTGATGATCTGCCGAAGACAGGAGGTTGGGTTGCAGCATTCTTCATCTTTG GAAATGAGATGGCAGAAAGGATGGCCTACTTTGGGTTGTCAGTGAATATGGTAACATTCATGTTCTACATCATGCACCGGCCATTTACCAGTTCTGCTAATGCAGTAAACACTTTTCTTGGCATATCACAAGTATCTTCTGTGCTTGGTGGATTTATCGCTGATGCTTATCTTGGTAGATATTGGACAATTGCGATTTTCACTACAATCTATCTCCTG GGTTTGACAGGGATCACTCTATGTGCAACTATGAGTGTCTTCACACCCAATCAACATCAATGTGATCAGTTATCCATACTACTGGGCACATGTGAACAAGCAAAGCCGTGGCAGATGCTTTACCTATATGTTGTTCTTTATGTTACAGGTCTTGGTGCTGCAGGCATAAGGCCATGCGTTTCATCATTTGGAGCCGATCAATTTGATGAAAGGAGTAAGGACTACAAGACCCACTTGGACAGATTTTTCAACTTCTTTTATCTTTCTGTGACCATTGGTGCAATTGTGGCATTCACCATGGTCGTGTACATTCAAATGAAGCATGGTTGGGGCTCTGCCTTTGGCTCCCTAGCAATTGCAATGGGTGTTTCAAATGTGGTTTTCTTTGTCGGAACGCCACTGTACAGGCATAGACTACCAGGCGGCAGCCCTCTCACCCGTGTTGCTCAGGTCCTTGTCGCTGCTTTCCGGAAGAGAAATGTGTCCTCCTCCAGTAATGAGTTCATTGGCCTTTATGAGGTTCCAGGTAGAAATTCTGCAATAAAGGGCAGTGGAAAGATAGAACACACTGATAATTTTAG GTGGTTGGACAAAGCGGCTCTACAACCCAAAGAGGATGCAGTAGACCATAACCCGTGGAGGCTTTGCACGGTAACACAAGTTGAAGAGGTTAAGATACTGCTGAGACTTTTGCCAATACCAATGTGCACCATAATGCTCAGTGTGGTATTGACAGAGTATCTAACTCTTTCAGTCCAACAAGCATACACCTTGAACACCCACATGGGTAACCTGAAACTTCCTGTGACTTGCATGCCTGTGTTCCCTGGCCTAAGCATTTTTCTCATCTTGGCGCTCTACTACTCCACATTTGCACCGCTGTTTCGCCGCATCACTGGTCACCCGCACGGTGCATCTCAGCTCCAAAGAGTAGGTCTTGGTTTGGTAATATCTATTCTGTCTGTGGCATGGGCTGGAGCTTTTGAGAGATACAGAAGAAACTATGCCATTAAACATGGTTATGAATATCTGTTTCTGTCTGCAATGCCAAATTTGAGTGCTTACTGGCTACTAATTCAGTATTGCTTGATTGGAATTGCTGAGGTATTTTCTATTGTGGCCCTTATGGAGTTCCTTTATCAGGAGGCTCCCGACGCCATGAGAAGCATCGGATCTGCTTATGCTGCTATTGCAGGAGGCCTCGGCTGTTTTGTAGCAATCATCATAAACAACATTGTGAAATCAACTACTGGAAATGAGGCCAAAGGGCAGGTTTCATGGCTTTCTCAGAACATAAACCAGGGGAGGTTCGATTACTTCTACTGGCTTCTCGCGGCGCTGAGCTTCATAaacttctgtgtctttcttttcttAGCTCGGCGATACAAATACAGGGTACGCAAGGTGGTTGAACTATAG
- the LOC122041643 gene encoding protein FRIGIDA-like isoform X3, with the protein MRTMEQKTLEVNRARPQTLEENPARSTAYPPAALLQSFSGLFDLNGVLNEFTRQWHTLHGDLDSILSSIDLRSRELDAQGAMDPPASPPSAKVMDRGEELLSICESTSGKNLRKFVISHLSDVVWLRREVPAAIACAPDPAKLVFGSLGRFYLQGRRAYDRPSDDPMVVFRRACILILEFYVLSGCTSMELEESIEQNAEMAALSWRSRLINEGGLQAASAVDALGLVLFVGSFGIPQVFGCRDLYELLRSSNLKKKADVLRNSAILCQKMPGANSTNVTDIINEMLSKEMNVEAVELICAFELKEKHPPVPLIVSYLQKIAQPAKGQRKEGQSFVKSQREANEKQLEKLKLIVRYCEDYKLDPSQLASFNFNQKIAKLETQISKDDERLKNKRKAQEMSRDQVTSYWRSTANQSHVVTPHFGAGKEVAVAATAGNSTAFTEGNTSHQFANYNGGFYGPHGNGTHEERALRQNLLVPARSEAWMDPTAPVGQNAYNSQALSARYATRSSGASLYHFADDVLERESYYANRILSNPTSSVPNQSYYPSYIS; encoded by the exons ATGCGAACCATGGAGCAGAAAACCCTCGAAGTCAATCGCGCACGACCGCAAACATTAGAGGAGAATCCGGCAAGGTCTACTGCCTACCCACCTGCGGCGCTCCTCCAGTCATTCAGCGGCCTCTTCGATCTCAATGGCGTCCTGAACGAGTTCACCCGCCAGTGGCACACCCTCCACGGAGACCTAGATTCCATCCTCTCGTCCATCGACCTTCGTTCTCGGGAGCTCGATGCCCAGGGCGCCATGGACCCTCCTGCCTCGCCTCCTTCAGCCAAGGTGATGGATCGCGGTGAGGAACTGCTTTCTATTTGTGAGTCTACTAGCGGCAAAAACCTCCGCAAGTTCGTGATTAGTCATCTCTCTGACGTTGTGTGGCTCCGCCGCGAGGTTCCTGCTGCCATCGCCTGTGCCCCCGACCCTGCAAAGCTTGTGTTTGGCTCTTTGGGCCGCTTCTACCTTCAGGGCCGTAGGGCTTATGATCGTCCCTCGGATGATCCCATGGTTGTCTTCCGTCGGGCTTGTATCCTCATCCTTGAGTTCTATGTCTTATCTGGatgcacctccatggagcttgaggaaTCGATTGAGCAGAATGCCGAGATGGCCGCACTATCTTGGAGGTCTCGTCTTATCAATGAGGGTGGGTTGCAGGCTGCATCTGCAGTGGACGCTCTTGGATTGGTTCTCTTCGTCGGGTCATTTGGCATCCCACAAGTATTTGGGTGCAGGGACTTGTATGAGTTGCTTCGATCAAGCAACCTAAAGAAGAAAGCTGATGTGTTAAGGAATTCAGCAATTCTATGTCAGAAGATGCCTG GTGCTAACAGTACTAATGTTACAGACATAATCAATGAAATGTTAAGCAAGGAAATGAATGTTGAAGCAGTGGAACTTATTTGCGCTTTTGAGCTCAAAGAGAAGCACCCCCCTGTGCCTCTTATAGTCTCATATTTGCAGAAAATTGCACAACCCGCAAAAGGTCAACGAAAGGAAGGACAATCTTTTGTCAAATCCCAG AGAGAAGCCAATGAAAAGCAATTGGAGAAGCTTAAATTGATAGTGAGGTATTGTGAGGATTACAAACTTGACCCGTCTCAACTTGCTAGCTTCAACTTTAATCAGAAAATTGCAAAGTTAGAAACACAAATTTCAAAAGATGATGAGAGATTGAAAAACAAACGAAAGGCTCAGGAAATGAGTCGGGATCAGGTCACAAGTTACTGGCGTTCTACTGCCAACCAATCGCATGTAGTCACACCTCACTTTG GAGCTGGGAAAGAAGTAGCTGTGGCAGCAACAGCAGGTAACAGCACTGCCTTTACAGAGGGGAACACCTCTCATCAATTTGCCAACTATAATGGTGGTTTCTACGGGCCGCATGGAAATGGAACACATGAAGAGAGAGCACTCAGACAAAATTTATTGGTTCCTGCACGTTCTGAAGCTTGGATGGATCCAACAGCTCCAGTGGGACAAAATGCATACAATTCACAGGCTTTGAGCGCCAGATATGCCACTAGGAGCTCAGGTGCAAGCTTGTATCATTTTGCAGACGATGTTCTAGAACGTGAATCATACTATGCCAACCGCATCTTAAGCAATCCGACATCCAGTGTCCCCAACCAGAGTTACTACCCTTCTTACATCAGTTGA
- the LOC122041643 gene encoding protein FRIGIDA-like isoform X1 has product MRTMEQKTLEVNRARPQTLEENPARSTAYPPAALLQSFSGLFDLNGVLNEFTRQWHTLHGDLDSILSSIDLRSRELDAQGAMDPPASPPSAKVMDRGEELLSICESTSGKNLRKFVISHLSDVVWLRREVPAAIACAPDPAKLVFGSLGRFYLQGRRAYDRPSDDPMVVFRRACILILEFYVLSGCTSMELEESIEQNAEMAALSWRSRLINEGGLQAASAVDALGLVLFVGSFGIPQVFGCRDLYELLRSSNLKKKADVLRNSAILCQKMPGANSTNVTDIINEMLSKEMNVEAVELICAFELKEKHPPVPLIVSYLQKIAQPAKGQRKEGQSFVKSQREANEKQLEKLKLIVRYCEDYKLDPSQLASFNFNQKIAKLETQISKDDERLKNKRKAQEMSRDQVTSYWRSTANQSHVVTPHFGKQLLEVQTASVPNSENYYNSLYQRNTLGDELGVHSGSSLTGIIGNGVTNLTNTDSGTRVNSLTGIAHLSGAGKEVAVAATAGNSTAFTEGNTSHQFANYNGGFYGPHGNGTHEERALRQNLLVPARSEAWMDPTAPVGQNAYNSQALSARYATRSSGASLYHFADDVLERESYYANRILSNPTSSVPNQSYYPSYIS; this is encoded by the exons ATGCGAACCATGGAGCAGAAAACCCTCGAAGTCAATCGCGCACGACCGCAAACATTAGAGGAGAATCCGGCAAGGTCTACTGCCTACCCACCTGCGGCGCTCCTCCAGTCATTCAGCGGCCTCTTCGATCTCAATGGCGTCCTGAACGAGTTCACCCGCCAGTGGCACACCCTCCACGGAGACCTAGATTCCATCCTCTCGTCCATCGACCTTCGTTCTCGGGAGCTCGATGCCCAGGGCGCCATGGACCCTCCTGCCTCGCCTCCTTCAGCCAAGGTGATGGATCGCGGTGAGGAACTGCTTTCTATTTGTGAGTCTACTAGCGGCAAAAACCTCCGCAAGTTCGTGATTAGTCATCTCTCTGACGTTGTGTGGCTCCGCCGCGAGGTTCCTGCTGCCATCGCCTGTGCCCCCGACCCTGCAAAGCTTGTGTTTGGCTCTTTGGGCCGCTTCTACCTTCAGGGCCGTAGGGCTTATGATCGTCCCTCGGATGATCCCATGGTTGTCTTCCGTCGGGCTTGTATCCTCATCCTTGAGTTCTATGTCTTATCTGGatgcacctccatggagcttgaggaaTCGATTGAGCAGAATGCCGAGATGGCCGCACTATCTTGGAGGTCTCGTCTTATCAATGAGGGTGGGTTGCAGGCTGCATCTGCAGTGGACGCTCTTGGATTGGTTCTCTTCGTCGGGTCATTTGGCATCCCACAAGTATTTGGGTGCAGGGACTTGTATGAGTTGCTTCGATCAAGCAACCTAAAGAAGAAAGCTGATGTGTTAAGGAATTCAGCAATTCTATGTCAGAAGATGCCTG GTGCTAACAGTACTAATGTTACAGACATAATCAATGAAATGTTAAGCAAGGAAATGAATGTTGAAGCAGTGGAACTTATTTGCGCTTTTGAGCTCAAAGAGAAGCACCCCCCTGTGCCTCTTATAGTCTCATATTTGCAGAAAATTGCACAACCCGCAAAAGGTCAACGAAAGGAAGGACAATCTTTTGTCAAATCCCAG AGAGAAGCCAATGAAAAGCAATTGGAGAAGCTTAAATTGATAGTGAGGTATTGTGAGGATTACAAACTTGACCCGTCTCAACTTGCTAGCTTCAACTTTAATCAGAAAATTGCAAAGTTAGAAACACAAATTTCAAAAGATGATGAGAGATTGAAAAACAAACGAAAGGCTCAGGAAATGAGTCGGGATCAGGTCACAAGTTACTGGCGTTCTACTGCCAACCAATCGCATGTAGTCACACCTCACTTTGGTAAGCAACTTCTGGAAGTGCAAACTGCTTCTGTTCCCAACTCTGAGAATTACTATAACAGTCTATATCAGAGGAACACTCTTGGTGATGAATTAGGTGTGCATAGTGGTAGTTCACTGACAGGGATCATCGGCAATGGGGTGACTAATCTAACAAATACCGATAGTGGAACTAGAGTGAATTCACTAACAGGAATTGCTCACCTTTCAGGAGCTGGGAAAGAAGTAGCTGTGGCAGCAACAGCAGGTAACAGCACTGCCTTTACAGAGGGGAACACCTCTCATCAATTTGCCAACTATAATGGTGGTTTCTACGGGCCGCATGGAAATGGAACACATGAAGAGAGAGCACTCAGACAAAATTTATTGGTTCCTGCACGTTCTGAAGCTTGGATGGATCCAACAGCTCCAGTGGGACAAAATGCATACAATTCACAGGCTTTGAGCGCCAGATATGCCACTAGGAGCTCAGGTGCAAGCTTGTATCATTTTGCAGACGATGTTCTAGAACGTGAATCATACTATGCCAACCGCATCTTAAGCAATCCGACATCCAGTGTCCCCAACCAGAGTTACTACCCTTCTTACATCAGTTGA
- the LOC122041643 gene encoding protein FRIGIDA-like isoform X2, translated as MRTMEQKTLEVNRARPQTLEENPARSTAYPPAALLQSFSGLFDLNGVLNEFTRQWHTLHGDLDSILSSIDLRSRELDAQGAMDPPASPPSAKVMDRGEELLSICESTSGKNLRKFVISHLSDVVWLRREVPAAIACAPDPAKLVFGSLGRFYLQGRRAYDRPSDDPMVVFRRACILILEFYVLSGCTSMELEESIEQNAEMAALSWRSRLINEGGLQAASAVDALGLVLFVGSFGIPQVFGCRDLYELLRSSNLKKKADVLRNSAILCQKMPDIINEMLSKEMNVEAVELICAFELKEKHPPVPLIVSYLQKIAQPAKGQRKEGQSFVKSQREANEKQLEKLKLIVRYCEDYKLDPSQLASFNFNQKIAKLETQISKDDERLKNKRKAQEMSRDQVTSYWRSTANQSHVVTPHFGKQLLEVQTASVPNSENYYNSLYQRNTLGDELGVHSGSSLTGIIGNGVTNLTNTDSGTRVNSLTGIAHLSGAGKEVAVAATAGNSTAFTEGNTSHQFANYNGGFYGPHGNGTHEERALRQNLLVPARSEAWMDPTAPVGQNAYNSQALSARYATRSSGASLYHFADDVLERESYYANRILSNPTSSVPNQSYYPSYIS; from the exons ATGCGAACCATGGAGCAGAAAACCCTCGAAGTCAATCGCGCACGACCGCAAACATTAGAGGAGAATCCGGCAAGGTCTACTGCCTACCCACCTGCGGCGCTCCTCCAGTCATTCAGCGGCCTCTTCGATCTCAATGGCGTCCTGAACGAGTTCACCCGCCAGTGGCACACCCTCCACGGAGACCTAGATTCCATCCTCTCGTCCATCGACCTTCGTTCTCGGGAGCTCGATGCCCAGGGCGCCATGGACCCTCCTGCCTCGCCTCCTTCAGCCAAGGTGATGGATCGCGGTGAGGAACTGCTTTCTATTTGTGAGTCTACTAGCGGCAAAAACCTCCGCAAGTTCGTGATTAGTCATCTCTCTGACGTTGTGTGGCTCCGCCGCGAGGTTCCTGCTGCCATCGCCTGTGCCCCCGACCCTGCAAAGCTTGTGTTTGGCTCTTTGGGCCGCTTCTACCTTCAGGGCCGTAGGGCTTATGATCGTCCCTCGGATGATCCCATGGTTGTCTTCCGTCGGGCTTGTATCCTCATCCTTGAGTTCTATGTCTTATCTGGatgcacctccatggagcttgaggaaTCGATTGAGCAGAATGCCGAGATGGCCGCACTATCTTGGAGGTCTCGTCTTATCAATGAGGGTGGGTTGCAGGCTGCATCTGCAGTGGACGCTCTTGGATTGGTTCTCTTCGTCGGGTCATTTGGCATCCCACAAGTATTTGGGTGCAGGGACTTGTATGAGTTGCTTCGATCAAGCAACCTAAAGAAGAAAGCTGATGTGTTAAGGAATTCAGCAATTCTATGTCAGAAGATGCCTG ACATAATCAATGAAATGTTAAGCAAGGAAATGAATGTTGAAGCAGTGGAACTTATTTGCGCTTTTGAGCTCAAAGAGAAGCACCCCCCTGTGCCTCTTATAGTCTCATATTTGCAGAAAATTGCACAACCCGCAAAAGGTCAACGAAAGGAAGGACAATCTTTTGTCAAATCCCAG AGAGAAGCCAATGAAAAGCAATTGGAGAAGCTTAAATTGATAGTGAGGTATTGTGAGGATTACAAACTTGACCCGTCTCAACTTGCTAGCTTCAACTTTAATCAGAAAATTGCAAAGTTAGAAACACAAATTTCAAAAGATGATGAGAGATTGAAAAACAAACGAAAGGCTCAGGAAATGAGTCGGGATCAGGTCACAAGTTACTGGCGTTCTACTGCCAACCAATCGCATGTAGTCACACCTCACTTTGGTAAGCAACTTCTGGAAGTGCAAACTGCTTCTGTTCCCAACTCTGAGAATTACTATAACAGTCTATATCAGAGGAACACTCTTGGTGATGAATTAGGTGTGCATAGTGGTAGTTCACTGACAGGGATCATCGGCAATGGGGTGACTAATCTAACAAATACCGATAGTGGAACTAGAGTGAATTCACTAACAGGAATTGCTCACCTTTCAGGAGCTGGGAAAGAAGTAGCTGTGGCAGCAACAGCAGGTAACAGCACTGCCTTTACAGAGGGGAACACCTCTCATCAATTTGCCAACTATAATGGTGGTTTCTACGGGCCGCATGGAAATGGAACACATGAAGAGAGAGCACTCAGACAAAATTTATTGGTTCCTGCACGTTCTGAAGCTTGGATGGATCCAACAGCTCCAGTGGGACAAAATGCATACAATTCACAGGCTTTGAGCGCCAGATATGCCACTAGGAGCTCAGGTGCAAGCTTGTATCATTTTGCAGACGATGTTCTAGAACGTGAATCATACTATGCCAACCGCATCTTAAGCAATCCGACATCCAGTGTCCCCAACCAGAGTTACTACCCTTCTTACATCAGTTGA